A part of Streptomyces sp. NBC_01451 genomic DNA contains:
- a CDS encoding bifunctional serine/threonine-protein kinase/ABC transporter substrate-binding protein: MEPLRSSDPARIADHRLLGRLGAGGMGVVYLARTPRGALVALKVLLAEYAEEPGFKDRFRREVEVARQVDSPWAVPLVDADADAEAPWLATSYVPGPSLGEAVAAYGPLAEHGLRLLGARLAEALSEVHRAGLVHRDLKPGNVLIAHDGPRLIDFGIARAPEDTTLTATGVVVGTPGYLSPEQAEGRAADGGIGPASDVFSLGCVLAYAATGRAPFGSGAVDALLYRAVHDPADLEGVPAGLLEVLGRCLEKDPARRPDAEELVRELAADSDAQDAEASEWLPEPVTRLIAERSAAALTLPDIEHTLAPSDAPPDSGPTEPETHETRETSDSPEPQDADPAGRRRFLLLAGGAVVLAAGAGATWWAVARDNDSADDSPVATASPRRPVHTVALHGDLTGPQRETGKAQERGLRLAVAEFNARDDAPFTVKVRVVDDAGDPTASARLAAELTDDPAVLAVVGPTTDATAQAALAKYDTGLLPVVAVSPGGISLVIQGFRSFLLGRLPDSVLPIYVSNYLRGTARSRKVGIVLDRPAGNYGSDLVSSLSNTLNSVQQPSVPEVVSAMRRDFGVSVDALLSAGADSVFFAGLPDRGALIAETLRKRAFKGARVSGPALLDGRFLTQAQEAAEGWAMVAPVIDATRKPEAQKFAAAYRERWQEAPPRYAAEAYDVTGMLLKALAGLPAKDRTREKLLAAVRAGKYEGITKAFAFEATGMMVIDGTGGFLWRVEQGDFVYGGPAPLTV, from the coding sequence ATGGAGCCACTGCGTTCGTCCGATCCCGCGCGTATCGCGGACCATCGCCTGCTCGGGCGGCTCGGCGCCGGAGGCATGGGCGTGGTGTACCTGGCGCGCACGCCGCGCGGCGCCCTGGTGGCGCTCAAGGTGCTGCTCGCCGAGTACGCCGAGGAGCCGGGCTTCAAGGACCGGTTCCGCCGCGAGGTCGAGGTCGCCCGCCAGGTCGACAGCCCCTGGGCGGTGCCGCTGGTGGACGCCGACGCGGACGCGGAGGCACCGTGGCTGGCGACCTCGTACGTACCCGGCCCGTCCCTGGGCGAGGCGGTGGCCGCGTACGGGCCGCTGGCGGAGCACGGGCTGCGGCTGCTCGGCGCCCGGCTGGCCGAGGCGCTGAGCGAGGTGCACCGGGCCGGGCTGGTCCACCGGGACCTGAAGCCGGGCAACGTGCTGATCGCCCACGACGGGCCACGGCTCATCGACTTCGGCATCGCCCGGGCGCCGGAGGACACGACGCTCACGGCGACCGGGGTGGTGGTCGGCACGCCCGGCTATCTGTCGCCCGAACAGGCCGAGGGGCGCGCTGCGGACGGCGGTATCGGGCCGGCGAGCGACGTGTTCTCCCTCGGGTGCGTCCTGGCATACGCGGCGACCGGCCGGGCGCCGTTCGGCAGCGGAGCGGTCGACGCCCTGCTGTACCGGGCCGTGCACGATCCGGCGGACCTCGAAGGGGTACCGGCGGGACTGCTGGAGGTGCTGGGCCGCTGTCTGGAGAAGGATCCGGCCCGGCGGCCGGATGCCGAGGAACTGGTGCGGGAGCTGGCCGCCGACAGCGACGCGCAGGACGCGGAGGCGTCCGAGTGGCTGCCCGAGCCGGTCACCCGGCTGATCGCGGAGCGATCGGCCGCCGCGCTCACGCTGCCGGACATCGAGCACACGCTGGCGCCGTCCGACGCGCCGCCGGACTCCGGGCCCACGGAGCCCGAGACGCACGAGACGCGTGAGACGTCCGATTCGCCGGAGCCGCAGGACGCCGACCCGGCCGGCCGGCGCCGTTTCCTCCTGCTCGCCGGTGGCGCCGTGGTGCTGGCGGCGGGCGCGGGCGCGACCTGGTGGGCGGTCGCCCGGGACAACGACTCGGCGGACGACAGCCCCGTCGCCACCGCGTCTCCGCGGCGCCCGGTGCACACCGTCGCGCTGCACGGTGACCTCACCGGCCCGCAGCGGGAGACGGGCAAGGCCCAGGAGCGCGGACTGCGGCTGGCCGTCGCGGAGTTCAACGCGCGCGACGACGCCCCGTTCACCGTGAAGGTCAGGGTCGTCGACGACGCGGGCGATCCGACGGCCTCGGCCCGGCTCGCCGCGGAACTCACCGACGATCCGGCGGTCCTCGCCGTGGTCGGCCCGACCACCGACGCCACGGCGCAGGCGGCGCTCGCCAAGTACGACACCGGGCTGCTGCCGGTCGTCGCCGTGTCCCCCGGCGGAATCAGCCTCGTCATCCAGGGGTTCCGCTCGTTCCTGCTCGGCCGGCTGCCCGACTCGGTGCTTCCCATCTACGTCAGCAACTACCTTCGCGGGACGGCCCGTTCACGCAAGGTCGGCATCGTCCTCGACCGCCCGGCCGGCAACTACGGTTCGGACCTGGTCAGTTCCCTCAGCAACACGCTCAACAGCGTGCAGCAGCCGTCGGTTCCGGAAGTGGTCAGCGCGATGCGCCGCGACTTCGGCGTCTCGGTGGACGCGCTGCTCTCCGCCGGCGCCGACTCCGTGTTCTTCGCCGGTCTGCCCGACCGGGGGGCGTTGATCGCCGAGACATTGCGGAAGCGCGCCTTCAAGGGTGCACGCGTCTCCGGTCCCGCGCTGCTCGACGGGCGGTTCCTGACGCAGGCTCAGGAAGCGGCCGAGGGCTGGGCGATGGTGGCTCCGGTGATCGACGCGACCCGCAAGCCCGAGGCCCAGAAGTTCGCCGCGGCCTACCGCGAGCGCTGGCAGGAGGCGCCGCCCCGGTACGCGGCGGAGGCGTACGACGTGACCGGGATGCTGCTGAAGGCCCTGGCCGGGCTGCCGGCGAAGGACCGTACCCGGGAGAAGCTGCTCGCGGCCGTGCGGGCGGGGAAGTACGAGGGCATCACGAAGGCGTTCGCCTTCGAGGCCACCGGCATGATGGTCATCGACGGCACCGGCGGCTTCCTCTGGCGGGTCGAACAGGGCGACTTCGTGTACGGCGGTCCCGCGCCGCTCACCGTCTGA